The genomic window TCAACCGCCGCCGTGGCCGGCAGGCGCCATGTTTCACCCCATGGCAGCGCCACAGAGGTGTCGTCGCCGACGCTTTGGACGGCGACGTCGACGAAATTCATCTCGCCGATGAAGCCGGCGGTGAAGAGATTCGCGGGCCTTTCGTAAAGCTGGCGCGCCGGCCCGATCTGCTGGATCTTGCCGTCCCTCAGGACGGCGATCCGGTCGGCCATGGTCAGCGCCTCGCTTTGGTCGTGGGTGACGAAGATGACGGTGATGCCAAGCTCGGCATGCAATCGCTTGATCTCGAGTTGCATGTCTTCGCGCAGATTTTTGTCGAGCGCACTTAGCGGCTCATCCATCAAGAGGACACGCGGCTGATAGACGATCGCACGCGCGAGCGCCACGCGCTGCTGCTGACCGCCGGAAAGCTCATTCGGACGACGGTGGCCATAGCCTGCCAGGCGCACGGTCGCGAGCGCGGCTTCGGCGCGCGCATGACGTTCAGCCGTCCGGAGACCGCGCATCTTCAAGGGAAAGGCGACATTGTCGAGAATCGACATATGCGGGAACAGCGTATAATTCTGGAACACCATTCCCAGATTGCGTCTGTTCGAAGGAACGTAGGTCAGGTCTTCGGAATCGACGTGAATGGTGCCGCTGGTCGGGAATTCGAATCCTGCAACACTCATCAGAATCGTTGTCTTTCCCGAGCCG from Bradyrhizobium zhanjiangense includes these protein-coding regions:
- a CDS encoding ABC transporter ATP-binding protein, which produces MASARQSASGASIRISRLEKRFGAVSAVDGVDIDIAAGEFVALLGPSGSGKTTILMSVAGFEFPTSGTIHVDSEDLTYVPSNRRNLGMVFQNYTLFPHMSILDNVAFPLKMRGLRTAERHARAEAALATVRLAGYGHRRPNELSGGQQQRVALARAIVYQPRVLLMDEPLSALDKNLREDMQLEIKRLHAELGITVIFVTHDQSEALTMADRIAVLRDGKIQQIGPARQLYERPANLFTAGFIGEMNFVDVAVQSVGDDTSVALPWGETWRLPATAAVEPLAAGEAAVLAVRPERLQLGVSPAGQVMTVTLSDIVYAGAALLLIGRLPDGTEMRARIPGASQLSSLAPGDVASFTIPTEAMLLYRGKRQ